From a single Glycine soja cultivar W05 chromosome 19, ASM419377v2, whole genome shotgun sequence genomic region:
- the LOC114399273 gene encoding VAN3-binding protein-like: MEPKCTINCRRPEFVPTPLPESPRVPMEFLSRSWSASALEVSKALAPHSSYNNSSSIPEQTSASAPNHNNNPFSEDLSTISSKNQFSFASSATSQLVLERIMSQSAREEVSPLTSGRLSHSSEPLNGGGSLTGTDSPPISPSDEFDDVVKFFRANNSIHPLFNGGRASATIGNGTACSGPKTVGRWLKDRREKKKEENRTHNAQLHATISVAAVAAAVAAIAAATAGSSAPSKDEKMAKTDTAVASAATLVAAQCVEAAEAMGAERDHLASVVSSAVNVRSHDDITTLTAAAATALRGAATLKARALKEVWNIATVTPLERGIGGIGLCGKSINSNTSNTSNTSTSDSGEIFKGENFPGSCSQDLLAKGSELLKRTRKGDLHWKIVSVYIHRTGQVMLKMKSRHVAGTITKKKKNVVLDICADLPAWPGRHLLDDGEKRRYFGLKTDARGIVEFECRNQREYDIWTQGVSRLLSVVAQRQSRYGN; encoded by the exons ATGGAACCAAAGTGCACCATAAACTGTCGCCGGCCGGAGTTCGTTCCGACCCCTCTGCCGGAGAGTCCTCGTGTGCCCATGGAGTTTCTGTCACGCTCATGGAGTGCCTCAGCTCTTGAGGTCTCAAAAGCTCTTGCACCTCACTCTTCTTACAACAACTCCTCTTCCATTCCAGAACAAacttctgcttctgctcccAACCACAACAACAACCCTTTTTCTGAGGACTTGTCAACCATCTCTTCTAAGAATCAGttctcttttgcttcctctgcCACCTCCCAGCTCGTCCTTGAACGCATTATGTCACAGTCCGCAAGAGAG GAAGTGTCTCCATTAACTTCTGGAAGATTATCTCACAGCAGCGAGCCTTTGAATGGTGGTGGTTCCTTAACCGGAACAGATAGCCCTCCGATTTCACCTTCAGATGAATTTGACGATGTTGTTAAG TTTTTTCGGGCAAACAATTCCATTCACCCATTATTCAATGGTGGAAGAGCCAGTGCAACTATTGGCAATGGCACGGCTTGCTCAGGACCTAAAACTGTTGGAAGATGGTTGAAGGAccgaagagaaaagaagaaagaagaaaacagAACCCACAATGCTCAGTTGCATGCTACTATATCAGTGGCTGCAGTGGCTGCTGCTGTAGCAGCCATTGCGGCTGCAACAGCAGGCTCATCTGCACCAAGCAAGGATGAGAAGATGGCAAAGACTGACACGGCTGTTGCTTCTGCAGCAACATTGGTTGCTGCACAGTGTGTGGAGGCTGCTGAAGCAATGGGGGCTGAGCGTGATCACCTTGCTTCTGTGGTTAGCTCTGCTGTGAATGTCCGTTCTCATGATGATATCACTACTCTTACTGCTGCAGCTGCCACAG CTCTAAGAGGGGCAGCAACCTTGAAAGCAAGAGCTTTGAAGGAGGTATGGAATATTGCCACTGTGACACCACTAGAAAGAGGCATAGGGGGAATTGGACTATGTGGTAAAAGTATTAACAGTAATACCAGTAATACCAGCAATACCAGCACTAGTGATAGTGGGGAAATTTTCAAAGGAGAAAATTTTCCAGGGTCCTGCAGCCAAGATCTACTTGCTAAGGGCAGTGAATTACTCAAGCGCACCCGTAAAG GTGATCTTCACTGGAAAATAGTGTCTGTTTATATACATCGAACGGGCcag GTAATGCTAAAAATGAAGAGCAGACATGTTGCAGGAACCattaccaaaaagaaaaaga ATGTTGTGTTAGATATATGCGCGGATTTACCAGCATGGCCAGGAAGACATCTTCTTGATGATGGTGAAAAGCGACGGTACTTTGGATTGAAGACAGATGCAAGAGGGATTGTGGAGTTTGAGTGTCGAAATCAAAGAGAATATGACATTTGGACACAAGGGGTTTCAAGGCTTCTCTCTGTTGTTGCACAAAGACAAAGCAGATATGGAAATTGA